A single Verrucomicrobiia bacterium DNA region contains:
- a CDS encoding cytidylate kinase-like family protein, whose product MKNFESLSKAHSVLDAYFHKRPKSETRSSSGLRAITISRQVGSGASMVAEHLTKLLEAQKPVARPWAVFDRNLIAQVLKDHNLPERLAAYLPEDRGSEIHDAVRSLFGVQPSTWTVVEHTAETILRLVHLGNVIIIGRGANRIAADIPGVLHVRLVAPLKQRLAHAQEFYQISAPAARELVAREERGRARYFKRYFHANVDDPLLYHLVINTGLVSFKRAAELIVAAAATSR is encoded by the coding sequence ATGAAGAACTTTGAAAGTCTCAGCAAGGCGCACTCGGTTCTCGATGCGTATTTTCACAAACGTCCCAAGTCCGAGACCCGTTCAAGCTCGGGGTTGCGAGCGATTACAATTTCCCGTCAGGTCGGCAGCGGCGCTTCGATGGTGGCGGAACATTTGACCAAATTGTTGGAGGCGCAAAAACCCGTCGCGCGACCGTGGGCGGTGTTTGATCGCAATTTGATCGCCCAAGTGTTGAAGGACCACAATCTACCCGAGCGGCTCGCGGCGTATTTGCCTGAAGATCGCGGTTCGGAAATTCACGACGCGGTGCGATCGCTCTTCGGGGTGCAACCTTCCACCTGGACGGTGGTGGAGCATACGGCGGAAACCATTTTGCGCCTGGTGCATCTGGGCAACGTGATCATTATCGGTCGCGGCGCGAACCGGATTGCCGCGGATATTCCCGGCGTTCTTCACGTTCGGCTGGTGGCGCCCCTCAAGCAACGCCTCGCGCACGCTCAGGAATTTTACCAAATAAGTGCGCCCGCCGCGCGGGAACTGGTGGCGCGGGAAGAGCGCGGTCGCGCCCGCTATTTCAAACGGTATTTCCACGCCAACGTTGATGATCCGCTGCTGTATCATCTCGTCATCAATACCGGTCTGGTTTCGTTCAAGCGCGCGGCGGAATTGATCGTGGCCGCAGCCGCGACGTCGCGGTAG
- a CDS encoding Gfo/Idh/MocA family oxidoreductase: MVRRARVAFDVTNLRRGMMTRMKTNSEKSSATGVTRRGFIKQTGTVVAASALAGLTLPPVHAVGNDTLQVALVGCGGRGTDAAGNALSVNGGGTKLVAMADVFSERLAAKFAALKQRFTDQVDVPDKRRFLGFNAYREAMDSLRPGDIVILTTPPAFRWVHFTYAIEKGLNVFMEKPVAVDGPSGRRMFKLAEAAKAKNLKVGVGLNSRHARNMQQLTERIHDGAIGEIILQRGYRMHGPVAFFESLPKPDNISELLYQIQRFHSFIWASGGCFSDFYIHTIDHLNWMKNAVPVRAQALGGRHYKLSPEGLPYVDQNFDTYSVEYTYADGTKLYFDGRCVTGCQDNFSSYIHGTKGSAVAAKFGDCGGPSSLYKGQTPKGAERLWVSEVPPGEENPYQNEWNDLMTAIRADQPYNEVEYGVTASIVSAMGRMAAHTGQEITFDDMLNCEHEMSPGIDKFTYDSPAPVQADANGRYPVPEPGIKTTREY, translated from the coding sequence ATGGTTCGTCGAGCCCGCGTTGCGTTCGACGTGACCAATCTGCGCCGTGGAATGATGACGCGCATGAAAACCAATTCTGAGAAATCCAGTGCAACCGGAGTGACCCGGCGTGGTTTTATCAAACAAACCGGCACGGTGGTGGCGGCATCCGCTTTGGCGGGACTGACCCTGCCGCCGGTTCATGCCGTGGGGAATGATACGTTGCAGGTGGCTTTGGTGGGTTGCGGCGGGCGCGGCACGGACGCGGCGGGCAATGCTTTGTCCGTCAACGGCGGCGGCACCAAACTGGTGGCAATGGCCGATGTGTTTTCCGAACGGTTGGCGGCCAAGTTCGCCGCTTTGAAACAGCGGTTCACGGATCAGGTGGATGTTCCCGACAAACGACGCTTCCTGGGATTTAACGCCTATCGTGAAGCAATGGACTCCTTGCGGCCCGGCGATATTGTCATTCTGACCACGCCGCCCGCGTTTCGGTGGGTGCATTTCACCTACGCCATTGAAAAGGGCTTGAACGTGTTCATGGAGAAACCGGTGGCGGTGGACGGTCCGAGTGGGCGACGCATGTTCAAACTGGCGGAAGCGGCCAAGGCCAAAAACCTCAAGGTGGGCGTGGGCTTGAACTCGCGGCACGCCCGGAACATGCAGCAGTTGACCGAACGCATTCATGACGGCGCCATTGGCGAGATCATTTTGCAACGTGGCTATCGGATGCACGGGCCGGTGGCGTTTTTCGAATCGCTGCCCAAACCGGACAACATCAGTGAACTGCTCTATCAGATTCAACGCTTTCACAGTTTCATCTGGGCCAGCGGCGGCTGTTTCAGCGATTTCTACATTCATACCATTGACCATTTGAACTGGATGAAAAACGCCGTGCCAGTGCGGGCGCAGGCGCTGGGCGGTCGTCACTATAAACTCAGTCCGGAAGGTCTGCCCTATGTGGATCAAAATTTTGACACCTACTCGGTGGAATACACATACGCCGACGGCACAAAATTATATTTTGATGGCCGCTGCGTAACGGGCTGCCAGGACAATTTCTCCAGTTACATCCACGGTACGAAAGGCAGTGCCGTTGCGGCCAAGTTCGGGGATTGCGGCGGGCCGTCCAGTTTGTATAAGGGGCAAACGCCGAAAGGGGCCGAGCGCCTGTGGGTTTCCGAGGTGCCGCCGGGCGAGGAGAATCCCTATCAAAATGAGTGGAACGATTTGATGACCGCCATCCGGGCCGATCAACCATACAACGAAGTGGAGTATGGCGTGACCGCGAGCATTGTTTCCGCCATGGGCCGCATGGCGGCGCATACCGGTCAGGAGATCACGTTCGACGACATGTTGAATTGCGAACATGAAATGTCACCGGGCATTGACAAGTTCACCTATGACTCGCCCGCGCCAGTGCAGGCCGACGCGAACGGTCGGTACCCGGTTCCTGAACCCGGCATCAAAACCACGCGCGAGTATTAA
- a CDS encoding Gfo/Idh/MocA family oxidoreductase → MNTNPDASGSTPTTRRDFIKQTGTVVAASALAGLALPHVHAAGNDTLQVGFVGCGGRGTDAAGNALSVKGGGTKLVAMADILPERLNTKFAALKQKFGDKVDVPDNRRFRGFDAYREVMDSLRPGDIVILTTPPAFRWVHFTYAIEKGLNVFMEKPVAVDGPSGRRMFKLAEAAKAKNLKVGVGLNSRHARHLQQLAERIHDGAIGEIVLERGYRMHGPVASFQSLPKPDNVSELLYQIQRFHSFIWASGGCFSDFYIHIIDHLGWMKNAWPVKAQALGGRHYKLSPEGLPYVDQNFDTYSVEYTYGDGTKFYFDGRCITGCWDNFSSYIHGTKGSAIAAKSGDCGGPSSIYKGQTPKGSERVWTSTTPPGEDNWYQNEWNDLVDAIRADQPYNEVERGVTVSIVSAMGRMAAHTGQEVTFEDMLNCEHEMAPGIDKFTYDSPAPVQADANGRYPVPEPGIKTTREY, encoded by the coding sequence ATGAATACCAATCCTGATGCTTCGGGTTCTACTCCGACGACTCGGCGTGATTTTATCAAACAAACCGGCACGGTGGTGGCGGCGTCCGCTCTGGCGGGACTGGCCTTGCCACACGTCCATGCGGCGGGGAACGACACCTTGCAGGTGGGTTTTGTGGGCTGCGGCGGGCGCGGCACGGACGCGGCGGGCAACGCTTTGTCCGTCAAGGGCGGCGGCACCAAACTGGTCGCGATGGCCGACATTTTGCCCGAGCGCTTGAACACGAAGTTCGCCGCGCTGAAACAAAAATTTGGCGACAAGGTGGATGTCCCGGACAACCGCCGTTTTCGAGGATTCGACGCCTACCGCGAAGTCATGGATTCTTTGCGGCCCGGCGATATTGTCATTCTGACCACGCCGCCCGCGTTTCGGTGGGTGCATTTCACCTACGCCATTGAAAAGGGCTTGAACGTGTTCATGGAGAAGCCGGTGGCGGTGGATGGTCCGAGTGGACGACGCATGTTCAAACTGGCGGAAGCGGCCAAGGCCAAAAATCTCAAGGTGGGCGTCGGTTTGAATTCACGCCACGCGCGCCATTTGCAGCAACTGGCGGAACGCATTCATGACGGTGCGATTGGAGAAATTGTTTTGGAACGCGGTTACCGGATGCACGGGCCGGTGGCTTCGTTCCAGTCCCTGCCCAAGCCGGACAATGTGAGCGAGTTGCTTTACCAGATTCAACGCTTCCACAGTTTCATCTGGGCCAGCGGCGGCTGCTTCAGCGACTTCTACATTCACATCATTGACCACCTAGGTTGGATGAAAAATGCGTGGCCCGTCAAGGCGCAAGCCCTGGGCGGTCGCCACTATAAACTCAGTCCGGAAGGTCTGCCTTATGTGGACCAGAACTTCGACACTTATTCGGTGGAGTACACCTACGGAGACGGGACGAAATTCTATTTTGATGGTCGCTGCATCACGGGCTGTTGGGATAATTTTTCCAGTTACATTCACGGCACGAAAGGCAGCGCCATCGCGGCCAAGAGCGGCGATTGTGGCGGCCCTTCCAGCATCTACAAGGGGCAAACTCCGAAGGGATCGGAGCGCGTCTGGACTTCGACCACGCCCCCCGGCGAAGACAACTGGTATCAAAATGAGTGGAATGATCTGGTGGACGCCATTCGGGCCGATCAACCGTACAACGAGGTTGAACGCGGCGTGACTGTCAGCATTGTTTCCGCCATGGGCCGCATGGCGGCGCACACCGGTCAGGAGGTCACGTTCGAGGACATGTTGAACTGCGAACATGAGATGGCGCCGGGCATTGACAAGTTCACTTACGATTCGCCTGCGCCGGTGCAGGCCGACGCGAACGGTCGGTACCCGGTTCCTGAACCCGGTATCAAAACCACGCGCGAGTATTAA
- a CDS encoding PfkB family carbohydrate kinase: protein MNAERFATITEQYPQLRIAVVGDFCLDRYLEIDPTKVETSIETGLPVHNVVRVRAQPGGAGTVLNNLVALGVGQIFPVGFAGDDGEGYELRRALAALPGVRLDYFLQTTARRTFTYCKPLMVEANRPPRELNRLDQKNWTPTPPEVVEQLCAHLIAAAEQADALVVLEQEDQQATGVLTPAVLAALGRVAQSRPQQLILADSRRGLRDFPPAIFKMNATELSALTGLAATAELKDIAAAAVRLSRQNQRPVFVTLSERGILGVTPDGRTEHLLALPLRGEIDIVGAGDAVSANLVVALQSGATIRDALALANAASSIVIHQLGTTGTASVAQLRPLVVTG from the coding sequence ATGAACGCCGAGCGTTTCGCCACCATTACGGAGCAGTATCCGCAATTGCGGATCGCGGTGGTTGGTGATTTTTGTCTGGATCGCTACCTCGAGATTGATCCCACCAAGGTGGAGACTTCCATCGAAACCGGATTGCCGGTGCATAACGTCGTCAGAGTTCGCGCGCAACCGGGCGGGGCGGGGACCGTGCTCAACAACCTGGTCGCGCTCGGCGTCGGCCAGATTTTTCCCGTGGGGTTTGCCGGCGACGATGGCGAAGGCTACGAACTGCGTCGGGCGTTGGCCGCCTTGCCGGGCGTGCGCCTGGACTATTTTCTGCAGACGACCGCGCGCCGCACCTTTACCTATTGCAAACCGTTGATGGTTGAGGCGAACCGCCCGCCGCGCGAATTGAATCGGCTCGACCAAAAGAACTGGACGCCCACGCCGCCAGAGGTGGTGGAACAGTTATGCGCCCATCTGATTGCGGCGGCAGAACAGGCGGACGCACTGGTGGTTTTGGAACAGGAAGATCAACAGGCTACCGGCGTATTGACTCCGGCCGTGTTGGCGGCTTTGGGGCGCGTGGCCCAATCGCGTCCGCAACAGTTGATCCTGGCCGACAGCCGCCGTGGTCTGCGCGATTTTCCACCGGCCATCTTCAAAATGAACGCCACCGAACTCTCCGCGTTGACCGGTCTGGCGGCGACGGCAGAATTGAAAGACATCGCGGCGGCAGCGGTGCGCCTGTCCAGACAAAATCAACGACCGGTCTTCGTGACGCTTTCGGAACGAGGAATTTTAGGCGTCACTCCAGATGGCCGCACGGAACATCTGCTCGCGTTGCCGTTGCGCGGTGAAATTGACATCGTGGGCGCGGGCGATGCCGTTTCGGCAAATTTGGTCGTCGCTCTTCAAAGTGGCGCTACCATCCGCGACGCGCTGGCGTTGGCCAACGCCGCCAGCTCCATAGTCATTCATCAACTCGGCACGACCGGCACGGCCAGCGTGGCACAGTTGCGACCCTTGGTCGTGACCGGTTGA
- a CDS encoding HAD family hydrolase, producing the protein MSTPAATHFTGRVEFTANFAPRPQISHVLFDFDGTLSLIREGWPEVMVPMFVEMLPGLPDETEAARRQLCFEDIMRLNGKQTIYQMMQLAERIKERGGTPRDPLWYKHEYLRRLDERIRHRTDDLRHGVLKPDDLLVHGARGLLDELQRRGLALYLASGTDEPFVKMEAELLGLTRYFGPHIYGALDNYKQFSKKMVIERLLRENQIAGAQLLAFGDGYVEIQNTKEVGGLAVAVASDEAHNGSGRFDEWKRQRLLGVGADVVIPDFRDATSLLARILDH; encoded by the coding sequence ATGAGTACGCCTGCCGCCACCCATTTTACCGGGCGCGTGGAATTCACCGCTAATTTCGCTCCCCGTCCGCAGATCAGTCATGTGCTCTTTGACTTTGACGGCACGCTGTCTCTCATTCGGGAAGGCTGGCCCGAAGTCATGGTGCCGATGTTTGTCGAGATGTTGCCCGGATTGCCCGATGAAACCGAGGCGGCGCGCCGGCAGTTGTGCTTCGAGGACATCATGCGTCTGAACGGCAAGCAGACGATTTATCAAATGATGCAACTGGCCGAGCGCATCAAGGAGCGGGGCGGTACCCCGCGTGATCCGTTGTGGTATAAACACGAATACTTGCGGCGACTGGACGAGCGGATTCGGCATCGCACTGATGATTTGCGTCACGGTGTGCTCAAACCTGACGATCTGTTGGTGCATGGTGCGCGCGGTTTGTTGGACGAATTACAGCGACGCGGATTGGCGTTGTATCTGGCCAGCGGCACTGACGAGCCATTCGTCAAAATGGAAGCTGAGTTGCTTGGTCTGACCCGTTACTTTGGCCCGCATATTTACGGGGCGCTGGACAACTACAAGCAGTTCTCAAAAAAAATGGTCATCGAACGTTTGCTGCGTGAAAACCAGATTGCCGGGGCGCAACTGCTGGCCTTTGGCGATGGCTACGTGGAAATTCAAAATACCAAGGAGGTCGGCGGATTGGCGGTGGCCGTCGCGAGTGATGAGGCGCATAACGGTTCGGGGCGCTTCGATGAATGGAAACGGCAACGTCTGCTGGGCGTGGGCGCGGATGTGGTCATTCCCGACTTCCGCGATGCAACGTCGCTCCTGGCGCGCATCCTGGATCATTGA
- a CDS encoding SIS domain-containing protein: protein MTTANQWVADYFRAQKAALDSIAPEALVQLIQTLRHIHQEDRQILVFGNGGSAANASHFATDLGKGASDRLGKRFRVLSLTDNVSWITALGNDYTYEDVFLRQMQNYARPGDLALGISVSGNSPNCVRALEWAKANGLRTVALVGAKRGRMAEVAEQVIVINDTHYGRVEDAQMGICHVLCYAFMEHPDWAK from the coding sequence ATGACGACTGCCAATCAGTGGGTTGCCGATTATTTCCGAGCGCAAAAGGCGGCGCTCGATTCCATTGCGCCGGAAGCGCTGGTGCAATTGATTCAAACCCTTCGCCACATTCATCAGGAAGACCGCCAGATATTGGTGTTTGGCAACGGCGGGAGCGCCGCGAACGCCTCGCATTTTGCGACGGATCTCGGCAAAGGCGCTTCCGATCGTTTGGGGAAACGCTTTCGAGTGCTGAGTCTGACTGACAATGTCAGTTGGATCACGGCGCTGGGAAATGATTACACCTACGAAGACGTTTTTCTGCGGCAGATGCAAAATTACGCGCGTCCGGGCGACCTGGCGCTGGGCATCAGTGTTTCCGGCAACTCGCCCAATTGCGTGCGGGCGCTGGAGTGGGCGAAGGCCAACGGCTTGCGCACGGTGGCCCTGGTGGGCGCCAAGCGCGGCCGCATGGCGGAGGTTGCCGAGCAAGTCATTGTCATCAACGACACGCATTACGGTCGCGTGGAAGATGCGCAGATGGGGATTTGCCATGTGCTGTGCTACGCGTTCATGGAACATCCAGATTGGGCCAAATGA
- a CDS encoding ROK family protein, with protein sequence MNILGIEIGGTKLQLALGNEHGVIQHRHTLTVNPNSGAGGIREQITQALRELRASRQIEAVGVGFGGPVDWRTGKICRSHQIEGWSDFDLASWLREQSGAPVAVDNDANVAALGEAHRGAGVGGDPVFYVTLGSGVGGGLVVAGQIYHGAIPGEAEIGHVRLDRRGTTVESRCSGWAVDARIRELIQQQPQSQLARLVGRETRGEARHLGAALAQGDPLAQQLLREISEDLAFGLSHVVHLFHPQRLILGGGLAGLGEPLRLAVENALRGWVMEAFRSGVSVQLSQLGADVVPVGALLLAVDAAKAG encoded by the coding sequence ATGAACATTCTGGGCATCGAAATTGGCGGCACGAAATTGCAACTTGCGCTCGGCAACGAACACGGGGTGATTCAGCACCGACACACTTTGACCGTTAACCCGAATTCCGGCGCGGGCGGCATCCGTGAACAAATAACGCAGGCGCTTCGTGAATTGCGCGCCAGTCGCCAGATTGAAGCCGTTGGCGTCGGATTTGGCGGCCCGGTGGATTGGCGCACGGGAAAAATCTGTCGCTCGCATCAGATCGAAGGGTGGTCGGATTTTGATCTGGCGTCCTGGTTGCGCGAGCAGTCCGGCGCTCCGGTGGCGGTGGACAATGATGCGAATGTGGCGGCGCTGGGTGAGGCGCATCGCGGCGCGGGCGTGGGTGGTGATCCGGTATTTTACGTGACGTTGGGCAGCGGCGTTGGCGGTGGGCTGGTCGTGGCGGGGCAAATTTATCACGGGGCGATTCCCGGCGAGGCGGAAATCGGTCACGTGCGGCTGGATCGCCGCGGCACGACGGTTGAATCGCGTTGTTCCGGTTGGGCGGTGGACGCGCGGATTCGCGAGTTGATCCAGCAACAACCGCAAAGCCAGCTCGCGCGTTTGGTGGGGCGGGAAACTCGCGGCGAGGCACGACATCTCGGAGCGGCCCTGGCGCAAGGCGATCCCCTGGCGCAACAGCTCTTACGGGAAATTTCCGAGGATCTGGCGTTTGGGTTGTCGCATGTGGTTCATTTGTTCCACCCGCAACGCCTCATTTTGGGCGGCGGCTTGGCTGGGTTGGGCGAACCGCTTCGTCTGGCCGTGGAAAACGCTTTGCGCGGTTGGGTAATGGAAGCCTTCCGGTCCGGCGTCAGCGTTCAGTTATCGCAACTGGGCGCGGACGTGGTTCCGGTTGGCGCCCTGCTGCTCGCGGTTGACGCCGCGAAAGCGGGTTGA
- the rpmI gene encoding 50S ribosomal protein L35 encodes MRRPKGIKTKKSVTKRFKLTARGKILRSRPGRRHLCQTKSAKRRRGLRGAALVHTTDEYRIKQSLPFTH; translated from the coding sequence ATGCGACGTCCCAAAGGTATCAAAACCAAGAAATCTGTGACCAAACGTTTCAAGCTGACGGCTCGGGGAAAAATCCTCCGCAGTCGCCCCGGGCGACGTCATCTTTGCCAGACCAAAAGCGCCAAACGCCGGCGCGGTCTGCGCGGCGCGGCGCTCGTCCACACCACGGACGAATATCGTATCAAGCAAAGCCTTCCGTTCACCCACTGA
- a CDS encoding helix-hairpin-helix domain-containing protein — protein sequence MKAKAEHAGKGDDLTEIEGVGPKIQEALHAQGIKTFAQVAATSVARLKEILAAGGAHLKQWDPTTWPEQAALAAKGDREAFEKLKVELKGGRRV from the coding sequence TTGAAGGCCAAAGCCGAGCACGCCGGCAAAGGCGATGATCTGACCGAAATCGAAGGTGTCGGACCGAAAATCCAGGAAGCGCTGCACGCACAAGGCATCAAGACCTTCGCCCAAGTGGCCGCCACCTCGGTGGCGCGACTGAAGGAAATTCTCGCGGCAGGCGGCGCGCACCTGAAACAATGGGATCCCACCACCTGGCCTGAACAAGCGGCACTGGCCGCCAAGGGCGATCGCGAGGCGTTTGAAAAACTCAAAGTCGAACTTAAAGGCGGACGCCGCGTTTAA